The DNA segment TTGAGGATTAATAATATTCCGCTCTAATAACAGCCAAAGATAGTCATATTCTGAAGAATTAAGTTTACCTAAACTAGTCAGATATTGTTCGTTTAGGCCTATTTCTACGCGATAGTAACGCAAATAGCCATCAATCCGCGAAAAATTACTATCTCCTTCTTGGCAATAAATTATTTGCCCATTCAGAAAAAATATCAGCCAATATTTTTGCTGGTAGTTCCTAAAATAATCTGCTCCCTCTGCATCTTCTTTAGCATTTTGATTACCTTTGTACAAGCTAGGTGCTTCAATCAAAAGTTGCCCAGTTCGCTGTCCCAGTTCAATCAATTGCAGGATACTGCGAATATCGATTTCATGTAAACTTCCCTGCATTTAGTTTAGTCCAGAGTCATTAGTCAGTTGTCAGTTGTCAGTTGTCAGTTGTCATTCACCATTAGTATTCCGCTTTTCTCTCCTGCTCCCTTCCTCCTACTCTCCATTCCCCAGATATTTCTTTCACAACCAGTCTTAATCAGGTAATACATTTACTTATAAACTGTAAATTTTCTTAATAGAATTGAGATAAAGTTAGTGATAACACGGAAGTCATCATAACTGCCATCAGTACAAAATATTAAAGACAACAATCAATTCGCTGTTCTCAATATCGAAACGCTATATTTCGCTCCTATAAATAGTTTTGTTCGTCTGATTCTCCTCAATTTAGGTGAAATTAAGACAATTTAGCAGAATTATATAAGGTATATCTCAAAACATTGGCATCAAGTACACAAGAGGAAGAACGGTGTGCTGTATTTAGCAGAAGTACAAAAGCAGAAAGGTGGCTTACTAAGTGGTAGTTCCAAAACCGAATTAAAACTGCTAGCTTGTCAGCGAACCGACCAGAATTGGAGTACTGTGTCGGAAGAGGTAATTGCAGCAGAGGAAGCCAGCAAGTTAAATGATGGCGCACTGGTTTTGGTAGAACTCACACCAAACCGCCAAGTGCAAAGGATTCAGGAGGCTGGTAGGCCGCTCGTTAATATTTTGCAGAATTTTTCCCGACAGTTGGAAAAATATAAGCTGAAGGAAGACGAAATCGACCAGTGGAAGGAGTCGCTGACATTTCAGGCGCAGGAGTTAAATCGCCGAGAAATGGATATGGAAGCGCGACTGGAACAGTTACACGAAATGGAAGAAGAGTTCCAACGTCTGGAAGCGCATAAACAGGAAGTAGACACATCCCGTGAAAAAATTGAGCAGTTACAATCTGAAGTTGAACGCAATCGCCAAGAATTAGAAGGTGCTTGGGAGCATTTACGGGGTGAGCAGCGCCGTTTAGAGGAACGCTTGCAAGAGGGGAATGTTTTGGATGCGACTCAAAGTCAGGCGATGAGTGAATTACTCGATCGCTTATCTAGTCGCATTGCTCCCACAGAAACCGTTAGGGAACACCTGCGTGTGGCTGTGGAATTAATCGAAAAACAGCAAGCTACTCTGAATCCTCACTGGCAAAATCTTGAAGAACAAAAAACGTTAGTTAATCAAAAGCAAGAAGAAGCTGATAAATTGGCGCAAACATATAGCGATCGCCAAAACTCATTCAAACAAGCACAGGATTCTTTACAACAGCAAACTGCTCAATTAAAAGTTAATACGACCTCACTTGCAGTCAAAGAAGAATATATTCGCTTTGTGAGAGAGCAGTTGCAATCTCAAGATACTTTATATCAACAGATTAATTTTTTGGCTGCTACTTCTGGTAATGCGGTTCCCAGCCAGAAATTAGATGTGCAGGCTCTGGAGAATATGCCTTTAGATGAACTACAAAAGATAGTTCAGGATTTAATAGATAAATTGGGAATAGATTCTAGTTTTGTTCACGACCAAGAACAAGAACTGACATATAAACAACAAACCATAGAAGAACTGCAACAAAAAATTAACCAAGCATCTGGTCAAGATTTAGTTAATTTGCAACTGGAATTGTCAGATGAACGAGACTTGTATCAGATGCTTAATCAAACTTTGGTTGGACAAAGACGCAATTTGTTAGCCAGGCAAAAGTTGATTCAGCAACACCAAAACGTACTACTCCGGCGACAAGGACAACCTGTTACCACCACAGAAGAAGATAACAGCGTCGATTTTTCCCCAATTCTGCAACAAATCGACACCCAAAGGCAAAAACAATCCCAAGAATTACAGCACCTGGAACGAGAAATTGAACAAATGCGTTCTGCTATTGAGCTAGACCAAGGGATGATTGACAATCAAGCTCATGACCTCCAAGAAAAGGAGCAGGAACTGAAAAATATAGAGTCAGATTTACTGTCATTAAAAACAGCAACTGCTGAATGCTGGGGTCGAATAAATCTCTATCAAGAAGCTCTACAACCCATTCAGGATTGTGTAGATGAGTTAAGGCAAAAGCTGCAAGGAATTGGAGAATCTTTGGCTCAAATCCAAGAAACAGGTGATTATCAACTCCAAACTATTGCCGAGATTCGTCAGACTATCAATAGTTTTATATCTCAGCCTGAGTTGTTGGCATCTTAACAATTCAAAATTCAAAATTCAAAATATTTAGGACTTACGCAGTGATAGGAAGAATCAAGGGTTTGGGCGAGGGTATAGGTGTTCAAAACCCTTATACCCCTATACCCTCATACCCTTACACCCCTTCTGAACAAATAACCTCTGTGAGTAAGTCCTGATATTTTGAGTCGGGGATTTAAACCCTTGGATTTAGGATAAAAAGCAGCAATGAGGTGAGAAGCAGAATTAATTGCTGCGCCTTTCCCCGTTCCTTAATATTATCCAATTGCCTTGGACTTGAGCGATCGCACCACCAGGGAAAGGATCTGTTTGCGAACGGTTGGGTGCTGTGATTAAGGCTGTTAATTTCTCGATATGCTCAAAATTAGGCGCATCAGCAAGTATTTCTTGTAATATCTGCCGCATCACTCGGCGTTGCAGCGCTAAGGGTGCTTTCTGCAATACCTGACGGTTAAGCCGTAATAGAAGGGATGAAGGAGATGAGGAAGATAAAAATTCTTCCCCTACTTCCCATTCCATCGCCTCTTCCTTCAACTGCTGGGCGGTGCGTTCTAGATACTCAACATCTGCTTGTAGGAGTTCGGCGGTTTGGGCTATGGCTAATTCGGCTTGGGGATTAAAATTGGCTTGTAAGTAGGGAATTAATTCTTGACGGATGCGATTACGAGCATATTTTAAGTCTTGATTGGTGGAATCTTCCCAGATTGGTAGCTGAAACTCTTGACAAAATTGTTCTGTTTGTTTGCGAGTAATTTCCAATAATGGACGTACTAACAAAATATTTTCAGTGAGTGGACGCTGCCAAGTCAAAGCTTGTAAGCCATCTGCACCAGTACCACGCATTAAATTGTAAAGTAAAGTTTCAGCGCGATCGCTGGCTGTGTGACCTGTGACTATATATTGGTAATTGTGTGCTTGAGCGATCGCACTTAAAGCCTGATATCGCCACTCACGCGCCGTAGCTTCACTATTTACAGGTTTAGTTGCTGTTTCTAAGTAAAAAGACACACCCCAATTTTCAGCTAAATTTTTGACATGATCAGCATTAGCTTGGGAGTCAGCACGCCAGCGATGATCACAATGGGCAATACCTAATTCCCATCCCCATTTCGGTTGTAAATCTAACAATAATTTAATTAAACACAGAGAATCTTGTCCACCAGAGACTGCGACTAGTAGCCTTTTATTGCCCTCAAATAAATGGCGCGATCGGATAGTACGATGTATTTCTGCATGAAGCTGAGTCCATACCATAGAGTCATGAGTACTGATTAGGGTGTAGGTGTATAGGGGAAATATGACCCATCTGTTTAAGCGGAAATTTAGTGTAAAACTACAGCAATTCTCATTATGAGAATCTTGGAAGCATATTAATTTATGTTATAAAACTGAAACATTTAATGCTTCTAGGAAATGATGTCGAAATTTATACAAAATGCAGCAGAGATTGCAAAAAAGGCGATGGATAGTGTTGATCCATCACTTAGTGAGAAATTTACAATTGTTATACGATTCCTTACCGATAACCCTGATGCGGCCTCGGCGCTAAAAGGTAAAGAGCGGTCAATCGTAGGGACGGAAGAATATATTATCGCCAGTGCAACAAATTTCAAAAAAGGTCGTGACCCAAGAACACCTTTGCCACCTAGTACAATCCCGGATGAAATGGTAAGCGTCATCCTGAACAAGTATTTTGAAGTTCCCTCTGAGGAACTGGAAAAAGCCGAAGAATGGCACCGCCTATCGATGGGGGCTGAGAATATTGTGGGGGATTTGTTAGAAAGGTATATTGCAGAAGTCATCGAGCCGCATGGATGGATCTGGTGTTCAGGTTCTATGGTGAGAGCAGTTGATTTTATATATTGTGATAGCGAAAATGTCTGGCAATCACTGCAAGTAAAAAACAGGGATAATACTGAAAATTCTTCTTCGGCCGCTATACGTCATGGCACCCCAATTAAAAAATGGTTCCGAACTTTTTCTAAAAAAAGGGGAGATAATTGGGATAAATTCCCTTCATTGGAAGGGAAAGAGAATCTTTCAGAAAAAGGCTTCAAATTGTATGTGGAAAAATACCTTTCTGCCTTAAGAGCTATCAAAGCCTAACTCTTATAAAGCACATACCGTAAAAGGTGAACCCTGGACTGGTTTTTCCTCTTCTAGGGATTTTGTAATTTTAGCCTCCCATGACACATCATCGTTACCTTTGTAGCGGGAAAATGGGAAGTTCAAAGGCGGGTGTTCTATCTTGCCACTCATGTGTGCAAGAATTGCTTTGCCAATTGCTTCTCCAAAACCAACAGGCACAGCATTCCCTATCTGCCGATATTGATCCATGAGGGAACCACATACGACCCAACTATCTGGAAACTGCTGGATGCGTTTATATTCCTGAATACTTAATGGGCGAAGATATTCCGGGTGACAGATATCAGTCGCTGGCATGGCAGGGGATGTCACTAGGGTGCAGCTTGGCCTATCCCAAGACAAACGCCTAAGGAAACCAGTTTTTCCTCCCCCTGAATAATAGGATTTCCCTAATGCTTCCTTTTGCAATTCATCAGGGAGATGTTTCCAATACTGCCCTTCTTTTAACATTCTGTAATACTTTAACCTTCCTTCGGGGAACTCAATATACTCCGCGTCACTTTGATCCAGGTTTGTAATAGACTCACGTAGGGTTCTCCATTTATCAAGGCCAAAATCACCCATTTCTGAATGTGTGGGGCATAGATAAGGAACCTTGTCCTTTCCACGATGGCAGATCATGACTACTCTTTCCCTAATTTGGGGAACGCCATAATTTGCCGTGTTATATAAGTTGAAACTGATACTGTATCCGCCTTTACGAAGTTCATCCACAATATATTTCAAGGCACCACCTGGCATTTCTTCCCTCGATAAAGGGGCATTATCTTTACCCCTTTCTAAGTGCGGGCGGTGTAGCAACGGAGCGGAAAGGAGTCCTCTTACATTCTCGATGACAGCATATTTTGGGCGTATTTGTAAAATAAGTTCAATGTATTTCAGGAATATATTGCCCCTCTCGTCTTTGAAACCACGCCTTGCCCCTGCTGTAGAAAAAGCTTGGCAGGGAGGTCCACCTAACATAATGTCTACATCTTCTTTGGCTAGATTGGCATGGTCTAAGATGTCCTGAGCGCTGTAAGCCGCTATATCCCCCAAAAGTGCAATATCTGGCTTGTTTGCAACTATTGTCTGTCGACAATACTTATCCACCTCACACGCAAGGAGGATTTCGATACCTGCTTTCTCGAAACCAAGATCAAGCCCCATAGCTCCTGAGAAAAAAGAGATGGCTTTGACTGCTTGGTGATGATTTTCCTGGGTTGTCCTGTCTACAGGATAATTCTCTTTGGTTCGGTTGAGGTAATTTTCAACTGCCTCTGGCTCCAAAACCCATACTTTCCCTACTTGCTGTCCCTTGATATCACCACTACGCAATAGAGTACGAACTCTTTGCTCAGAAATACCTATTTTTAAAGCTGCTTCTTTTGTGGACAAATAGGGAATAGATGTCATTTCGCTAACGAAACTTTTTTCATACCACCATTAGCATTTATCAAGCGGCTATGTCAACGAGCCACCGTTAAAAATGACCAGGGAATAAAAGAGTAAAAACTTACACCTGTGAGCCACCCACCCATCATAAAATATCAAAGTGTGCTAATTTTTCGCTAATTTCTTCTAATGGTGATTCGGGTTCATCAGGAGAAAATTCTAAAGCCAGTCTCACTTTGCCTTTTTTCCATCCTTGAGCCGTAAATTTTAATACTTCACAATTTATACCTAAAGTATATAAATTTGCTTCAGGTGTGCCGTCTGCTCCAATATATTCTTTAATCGCTGTAATTAAATCACGAACTTTAAAAGTTTTAGCAATATCTAACTTATTAAATGTATCTGGTTCTATAGATACTACTTCATCATGGTTTAGTCTTTCAAATCCATCTCCCATAAGAAACTCCTGTGGCTAAATCTATAGTTTCTTTCCACAGATATAATGCTTTATCCGCAATAAATCATGATTTTGTAGATTTAGTGACAACTAATATAAATATTTATACTCAGTTATTTAATGAGATAGATTCTCCTCTCCAAGAACGAAGAGGAGAACGACGGATAAGTTGTTTAAAAAAACCACCCGTAGGAATGTAAACCTTTGCCCAAAAGATTGACACCAAGGTAACAAATCCAGACAACAACAAAGCCACTAGCAGCTAAAATTGCTGGGCGACGACCTTGCCAACCACGGGTAATTCTGGCGTGGAGGTAGGCGGCGAATACTAACCAAGTAATCAGCGCCCAAGTTTCTTTAGGGTCCCAACTCCAATAGGAACCCCATGCTTCGTTTGCCCAAACTGCACCGGCAATAATCCCAATTGTCAATAGAGGAAATCCTAAACCGATGATACGATAGCTGATGTTATCCAGGGTTTCGGCTAGGCTGAGGCGTTGGGGTGAGAGGGTTTCTGTTGATGTTAAGGTTGGGGTTTGAGGGGTGGTAGCTAAGTTTAATACGGCTGTGTTACTGTTGCCATTATTTTGGCTTTCCAAACGAGTAAAACCATTATTTTCTACTGGTGGTGTTGCTGGTTGAGAAACTAGTTCACCAGCTTTCATCAAGCGATAGCCGTTGGTACGATAGCCACCATTACCTACAGAACTGCCTTGTAACTGTATATTGTTACCACGAGTGATCACCAAGAAAGCGATCGCCAATAATGAACCTACCATCAAGGCCGAATAACTCAACATCATGACGCTGACGTGCATCATCAGCCAGTTTGACTTTAATGCTGGTACTAAGGGTTCTGATACCTGCATATCTGATGGCAATGTTAAGGTAGCAAAAGCCACAATTCCCATAGCCACAGGGGTAGTAAACACACCGACTAAACGACTGCGGCTAGAATTTTCAGCAATCAGATGAACGGTTGTAATTCCCCAAGACAGGAAGAACAGCGACTCATACAAATTACTTAAAGGGAAATAACCAGCTTCGATCCAGCGTGCGCCCAGCAGGGTTGCTATGGACAAATTAGCGATCGCCATCCCAGCTGTTCCTAAAGCATTAATCGCTGGTAAACCGGGAAACGCTGCACCTATCCAATAAAGCAGCATTGTAAGGAATAAGACGGCAAAGGACGCGTTATCTAACCAGTTCTGGAGTGAAACCAGATTCATAAAATGTTCTCCGCAGTGGATTTTTGAAAATCATTTATCCTGACTTTTCTGATCCTATCTGCTCTAGGGAGTTCAAAATTTAAAATTCAACATTCAAAATTAGAAATTTTCACCAAACCTACTTGAGTGGTCAGATACCAGACTTCTTTAAGAAGTCTGGTATCTAGTAACCCCGCAAAGGTATAGCAGTAGAGTTATCAGTTTTTTTGAGTGTGAGAAAAATGTCGTAGCGGGTGCTGCGATTATCACTAACAGCAGTTGTCACACCGATGGAACGGGTTGCAGCTAACAATGTTTGTTGCTTAGGTATCAGTCTTGGCAGGGGAAAGTTTTTTGCTGTCTGTTCCACATCCAAGTAAAACTGACCGTTTGTAGGATTAGGTTCTACTGGTACTGTTTGTTGAAATGCCAAACTGTTGGCAAGGGTGTTATTGGGTTTGGGAACAATTTTATCGGTAATGGGAGCGCCTATTGATAGAAAGAAAACGTCTCCATCCAACCAACCGTGGGTAGCCGTGAGAGTTCCATAGGGGCTAATCCAATTAATAACGGGTTTACCTGCTACGGTTGCGGGTTGAATTTGGAATTGGTATTGATTTTTCATCACCTCGTCTAGCTGTTTAATGGATTTTTCAGCTAGTTTGCGTCGGCTTTGACCATCGGAGGTATCATTTGCTTGGATCATTAACACCAAAGCCGCTCGAAAATCTTCCTGCGAACCCGGCTTGGAAGTACCTTGAATTAAAGATACAGCAAACTCTCCTCTCATCCACTTGAGTAAATCTCTTTCTAAGTCAAGATTTGTGAGTGATTTAACTCCACTCCGCAGTTGTTCTGGTGTCACTGGCGCTAGAGGATTACCTTGAGATGTTAAAACGTAGTCACTCCATAGGCGTTGTAAATCTCCTCCAGACAGCATCATAATAGTTTCTGCTGGTACACGATTTTGCATATTGCCAGCTTTGTTTGTTACTGCCAATACACGCTGACTACGAGGATTGAGCCATGAAACTCCTTTGATGCGTATCCCTTCTGGCTCTAGAGTTACAGTCCCGGCTAAACCTTGGTTGTTTTGCAGTTGCGCTAAAACTTGTGCTGGTAAGCGACGATTGGGAGCAATAGCGGCTATTCTTGCAACGTTGGGGACATTCACATAAAACTGAGCCAAAGGCTGATAACTAGCTACCTTCGGGAAGTTTTCTGCAAAACCGCCTGTTGTTGCTAAGGTTGTCTTATTTCTATAAGCGTCAATTGCTTTTTCTGTGACTTTAATATTGTCGGTAATGACAAGAAAACGCTCATCTATTAAAGCTGCGGAGAAGTTTTCCCCCGTTTTTCCCTCACTTTGTTTGATAGTAATCCCCTGATAGGTGCTATCTTTCCACTTGGCTTGATTTGGGTTTTTTGGTTGAGCGAAAATACTTTTGGCTTTTTGTGGGTTTCTTACTGGTAAAACCATAACCATCGACTGTTGGCTACTTGTTACATCTGTATTGGTCGATACTGGTTTAATTGCTGATTTATTTACCTCAGGAGCTAAAATTGCTAAGGTCACTTCATCCCCTACCCAAGGTTGAATATCTTGCTCGAAGTTGTAACCTTGATTCGTCAGAAAGCGATCGCGTAATTGTAATAAATTTTGATTGACTATTGCTTGACTTTCCTTCGTGCCAAATTTCTGCAATTTCTGCCATTGTTTAGGATCTGTACTCAGAGAAACCGCAAATAAGGCATCTTGCGGGATAATATTTGCCCCTACTAACAAATTTCTCGAAAATGATTCTCTCTGGCTAAATAACCAGTATCCTGCTGCACCACCACCAACTAATAACCCGGCTGCGGAAAGTGTCAGCACTAAAGATGGTTTCTTTGTTTTCTTCATGGGAACAGACAAAATAGGCGGTGTCACGTCGCTTGTAACATCTTTGTATAGAATTTTTCAAAAATTATTCTCAAATGTTCTTTTATGTTAGTAAAGCTCTTAGTGAGAAATTAGTCTTTTTAGGCACTCTTAGAATATAACTAACAACCAAAAGCCACAAGCTACCAGTATCTTGTTTGACATCTAATGTCTATAACCAGATACAAATCATATATTGTATTGAATTTTAATTAATTTTAAATTTAATAACTACAAATTCCCAAGTAATGTCAAAGCTTTTATATTTTGCCATTTCTAGAACTTAGCTGCATCGGCCCCAAGTATTTTGTCAAATATGGCGAAAAGACTTCATAAATCAAGGTTAAAGGTTGACCGTGATGCCAAAACAGGTAATGGCGACCCCAGAAAGGCCCATCCACGCCAAAACCTAATTGCAAGGCCTCTGAATTTCCGTAATAAATACCCCGCACATCCCGATACAACTCCGTGCGAAGACGAGCTAGACTTGCCCAAATTGGTAATGAACGGTTTTGCAAATACTCGTCTACATGGCTGGCTTCCCACCATGAGGTTGCATAGGCGAGTCGTTGGCCAGAGGCTGTACGTAGCCATACCTGTCGCCGCAGTCTTGGCGCTGGAACAGATTGGATTAAATCCGGCGCACTATCTAAATCCAAACCAATCAATGACATATCAATGACATCGACTTCTGTTGGCTCACCAGTAAGTAATTCTAAATGCCTTGTGGGTGAGCCATCACCTAAGAGTAGTAGTTGCCACGCTGGAGCCAGCTGAGTGTGAGGCAAACTATGTTTAATTACTTCTTCCCCACCTTGCCAAATAGGAGTGAGGCGATGCCATCCGGCTGGCAGTGTTGAGTTGTTGCTTGGAGTAAAAGTGGCAGTCAATGTTCTTTACAAAAGTTCACCTATTTATATCAAAGCATAAAAAATTAATTAGTTGTCAGTTGTCATTGGTTATTCTTCTTTGCTCCCCCTGCCCCCTACTTCCCTCCTCTGCCCAATAATTAGAAAGGTCAGGAGTCAAAAACTTATCACTTTTGACCACTGACCTTTCACAATTGACTATAGTCACTAAAAAATGCGGATGGCGAGACTCGAACTCGCAAGGCAAAGCCACACGCACCTCAAGCGTGCGCGTATACCAATTCCGCCACATCCGCACGGGTTGTACAAGAAGATATACTAGCACAAAAAAATTGCATAAAACAAGGTAAAACTATATTTGCCAAACTTTATGGAAAATTTATCTTGCTAAATATACAAATTTCCCGAAGGAGGATACGAGACTAACAGAAATGTAGTATCGCCACAAGTGATATTAAAGGGGGTATGGGGGTTTTCTTCCCTTACACCCTTAAACCCTCACACCCCACCTCCATGAAAAATCTTGTTGGTAAGTCCGTTTCCTGCAATTTATTTAAAGATGAGCCTGGGGTATCTCCTGTCATAATTTGAGATGAAGCGATGCCTAAGGCGGGCTACGCCTACGCGCTAAAAGCAACTTGGATGGGAGACAATTTCTATCTGCTGGTACTGATACTGATATCGAAAACTAGAAAATGAAGTTTGACAAAATATTAATTGCCAATCGGGGAGAAATAGCGCTGCGCATTCTCCGCGCCTGTGAGGAAATGGGGATTGCGACGATCGCAGTTCATTCGACTGTTGACCGGAATGCTCTTCATGTCCAACTTGCTGACGAAGCGGTTTGTATTGGCGAACCTGCTAGCGCTAAAAGTTATTTGAATATTCCCAATATTATTGCTGCGGCTTTAACGCGCAATGCCAGTGCTATTCATCCTGGGTATGGCTTTTTATCTGAAAATGCCAAATTTGCGGAAATCTGTGCTGACCATCACATTGCATTCATTGGCCCCACCCCAGAAGCTATCCGCCTCATGGGGGACAAATCCACTGCCAAGGAAACCATGCAAAAAGCTGGTGTACCGACAGTACCGGGTAGTGAAGGTTTGGTAGAGACAGAGCAAGAAGGATTAGAACTGGCGAAAGATATTGGCTACCCAGTGATGATCAAAGCCACGGCTGGTGGTGGCGGCCGGGGTATGCGACTGGTGCGATCGCCAGATGAATTTGTCAAACTGTTCTTAGCCGCCCAAGGTGAAGCTGGTGCAGCCTTTGGTAATGCTGGCGTTTATATAGAAAAATTTATTGAACGTCCGCGCCACATTGAATTTCAAATTTTGGCTGATAATTACGGCAATGTGATTCACTTGGGTGAGAGGGATTGCTCAATTCAGCGTCGTAACCAAAAGTTACTAGAAGAAGCCCCCAGCCCAGCCTTGGACTCAGACCTAAGGGAAAAAATGGGACAAGCGGCGGTGAAAGCGGCTCAGTTTATCAATTACACCGGGGCAGGTACTATCGAGTTTTTGCTAGATAGATCCGGTCAGTTTTACTTTATGGAGATGAACACCCGGATTCAAGTAGAACATCCCGTAACTGAGATGGTTACTGGAGTGGATTTATTGGTTGAGCAAATCAGAATTGCCCAAGGGGAAAGACTTAGACTAACTCAAGACCAAGTAGTTTTACGCGGTCATGCGATCGAATGTCGCATCAATGCCGAAGACCCAGACCACGATTTCCGCCCAGCACCCGGACGCATTAGCGGTTATCTTCCCCCTGGCGGCCCTG comes from the Nostoc sp. PCC 7120 = FACHB-418 genome and includes:
- the hmpF gene encoding pilus motility taxis protein HmpF, whose protein sequence is MLYLAEVQKQKGGLLSGSSKTELKLLACQRTDQNWSTVSEEVIAAEEASKLNDGALVLVELTPNRQVQRIQEAGRPLVNILQNFSRQLEKYKLKEDEIDQWKESLTFQAQELNRREMDMEARLEQLHEMEEEFQRLEAHKQEVDTSREKIEQLQSEVERNRQELEGAWEHLRGEQRRLEERLQEGNVLDATQSQAMSELLDRLSSRIAPTETVREHLRVAVELIEKQQATLNPHWQNLEEQKTLVNQKQEEADKLAQTYSDRQNSFKQAQDSLQQQTAQLKVNTTSLAVKEEYIRFVREQLQSQDTLYQQINFLAATSGNAVPSQKLDVQALENMPLDELQKIVQDLIDKLGIDSSFVHDQEQELTYKQQTIEELQQKINQASGQDLVNLQLELSDERDLYQMLNQTLVGQRRNLLARQKLIQQHQNVLLRRQGQPVTTTEEDNSVDFSPILQQIDTQRQKQSQELQHLEREIEQMRSAIELDQGMIDNQAHDLQEKEQELKNIESDLLSLKTATAECWGRINLYQEALQPIQDCVDELRQKLQGIGESLAQIQETGDYQLQTIAEIRQTINSFISQPELLAS
- the tilS gene encoding tRNA lysidine(34) synthetase TilS, with amino-acid sequence MVWTQLHAEIHRTIRSRHLFEGNKRLLVAVSGGQDSLCLIKLLLDLQPKWGWELGIAHCDHRWRADSQANADHVKNLAENWGVSFYLETATKPVNSEATAREWRYQALSAIAQAHNYQYIVTGHTASDRAETLLYNLMRGTGADGLQALTWQRPLTENILLVRPLLEITRKQTEQFCQEFQLPIWEDSTNQDLKYARNRIRQELIPYLQANFNPQAELAIAQTAELLQADVEYLERTAQQLKEEAMEWEVGEEFLSSSSPSSLLLRLNRQVLQKAPLALQRRVMRQILQEILADAPNFEHIEKLTALITAPNRSQTDPFPGGAIAQVQGNWIILRNGERRSN
- a CDS encoding SinI family restriction endonuclease, which translates into the protein MMSKFIQNAAEIAKKAMDSVDPSLSEKFTIVIRFLTDNPDAASALKGKERSIVGTEEYIIASATNFKKGRDPRTPLPPSTIPDEMVSVILNKYFEVPSEELEKAEEWHRLSMGAENIVGDLLERYIAEVIEPHGWIWCSGSMVRAVDFIYCDSENVWQSLQVKNRDNTENSSSAAIRHGTPIKKWFRTFSKKRGDNWDKFPSLEGKENLSEKGFKLYVEKYLSALRAIKA
- a CDS encoding DNA cytosine methyltransferase translates to MTSIPYLSTKEAALKIGISEQRVRTLLRSGDIKGQQVGKVWVLEPEAVENYLNRTKENYPVDRTTQENHHQAVKAISFFSGAMGLDLGFEKAGIEILLACEVDKYCRQTIVANKPDIALLGDIAAYSAQDILDHANLAKEDVDIMLGGPPCQAFSTAGARRGFKDERGNIFLKYIELILQIRPKYAVIENVRGLLSAPLLHRPHLERGKDNAPLSREEMPGGALKYIVDELRKGGYSISFNLYNTANYGVPQIRERVVMICHRGKDKVPYLCPTHSEMGDFGLDKWRTLRESITNLDQSDAEYIEFPEGRLKYYRMLKEGQYWKHLPDELQKEALGKSYYSGGGKTGFLRRLSWDRPSCTLVTSPAMPATDICHPEYLRPLSIQEYKRIQQFPDSWVVCGSLMDQYRQIGNAVPVGFGEAIGKAILAHMSGKIEHPPLNFPFSRYKGNDDVSWEAKITKSLEEEKPVQGSPFTVCAL
- a CDS encoding KGK domain-containing protein, which gives rise to MGDGFERLNHDEVVSIEPDTFNKLDIAKTFKVRDLITAIKEYIGADGTPEANLYTLGINCEVLKFTAQGWKKGKVRLALEFSPDEPESPLEEISEKLAHFDIL
- the ccsB gene encoding c-type cytochrome biogenesis protein CcsB, translated to MNLVSLQNWLDNASFAVLFLTMLLYWIGAAFPGLPAINALGTAGMAIANLSIATLLGARWIEAGYFPLSNLYESLFFLSWGITTVHLIAENSSRSRLVGVFTTPVAMGIVAFATLTLPSDMQVSEPLVPALKSNWLMMHVSVMMLSYSALMVGSLLAIAFLVITRGNNIQLQGSSVGNGGYRTNGYRLMKAGELVSQPATPPVENNGFTRLESQNNGNSNTAVLNLATTPQTPTLTSTETLSPQRLSLAETLDNISYRIIGLGFPLLTIGIIAGAVWANEAWGSYWSWDPKETWALITWLVFAAYLHARITRGWQGRRPAILAASGFVVVWICYLGVNLLGKGLHSYGWFF
- a CDS encoding DUF3352 domain-containing protein, with protein sequence MKKTKKPSLVLTLSAAGLLVGGGAAGYWLFSQRESFSRNLLVGANIIPQDALFAVSLSTDPKQWQKLQKFGTKESQAIVNQNLLQLRDRFLTNQGYNFEQDIQPWVGDEVTLAILAPEVNKSAIKPVSTNTDVTSSQQSMVMVLPVRNPQKAKSIFAQPKNPNQAKWKDSTYQGITIKQSEGKTGENFSAALIDERFLVITDNIKVTEKAIDAYRNKTTLATTGGFAENFPKVASYQPLAQFYVNVPNVARIAAIAPNRRLPAQVLAQLQNNQGLAGTVTLEPEGIRIKGVSWLNPRSQRVLAVTNKAGNMQNRVPAETIMMLSGGDLQRLWSDYVLTSQGNPLAPVTPEQLRSGVKSLTNLDLERDLLKWMRGEFAVSLIQGTSKPGSQEDFRAALVLMIQANDTSDGQSRRKLAEKSIKQLDEVMKNQYQFQIQPATVAGKPVINWISPYGTLTATHGWLDGDVFFLSIGAPITDKIVPKPNNTLANSLAFQQTVPVEPNPTNGQFYLDVEQTAKNFPLPRLIPKQQTLLAATRSIGVTTAVSDNRSTRYDIFLTLKKTDNSTAIPLRGY
- a CDS encoding chorismate lyase, translated to MTATFTPSNNSTLPAGWHRLTPIWQGGEEVIKHSLPHTQLAPAWQLLLLGDGSPTRHLELLTGEPTEVDVIDMSLIGLDLDSAPDLIQSVPAPRLRRQVWLRTASGQRLAYATSWWEASHVDEYLQNRSLPIWASLARLRTELYRDVRGIYYGNSEALQLGFGVDGPFWGRHYLFWHHGQPLTLIYEVFSPYLTKYLGPMQLSSRNGKI